CAGAGGCGCTCCAGGCATCGGTGTTCGATATGTACGTCAATTCCGGCGCTAACGCGGTGCGGATCCTGCAGGGGCTGTTGCGGGAGATGGGGTTCGACATTGTGGTGGATGGGGTGATTGGGACGCAGACTGCGGCGGCCGCACTGCGGGCGGCGCAGGTGGATGCAAAGAGCCTGCACGACGCCTACGGCATTGCCCGGCGCAGCTACTATTTCGACTTGGCAGACCGGCGTCCGGCCAGCCGCAAATACGCCCGGACCCGCGCGGGCGGCAAGGGCGGATGGATCCGGCGCGCCGAGACCTTCATCAGCAAAAAATACCACATGGACCGGCAGGCCTTTGCCCGGCGGGTCGCATCGTGGCAGGGATGAAAACGATGATCGCAGGTTTGGTTCGCTTGCTGTTTGGGCGTAATCGCAATGTGTTGCGTGAAACAGTTGAGGTGTTTCGGGAAAACGCAGAGGCCGGTGCAGAGCGGGCCAGCCGGGCGCAAGGCGCGGCGCTGCAGCAGTTCGCGGCAGAATTCCGTGCTGAACGGCGTAGCGGGTTTGATCGGGTGATGGATGGGATCAACCGGCTGCCAAGGCCGCTGTTGGCGCTCGGGACAGTGGGGCTGATGGTGAGCGCAATGGCCAACCCCTCATGGTTTGCAGCCCGGATGCAGGGGCTGGCGGCCGTGCCCGAACCGTTGTGGTGGCTGCTGGGGGTTATCGTCTCGTTCTATTTTGGCGCGCGCCATCAAATCAAAAGCCAGGAATTCCAGCGGAGCCTTGCGGAAGTTGCTGCACGAATACCCCAAGCGCTGGAGGGGCCTGCACCTGTGCAAAATGACAAGCCGCCATCCCAGATCGAAGTTGAGAACCCGGCGTTGCAGGCATGGAAGGAAAGCCAGTTCAGGCTGTCACAGGCCGACCCCGCAGAGTAAGCGCGCAATCGCCTCCTGCGGCGGCTGGACGCGCCAAATGCCATTGGCGCCGCCCCGGCGAAAGATTATAGACAGAGGTATGATTACAGAACTCGGTCACTTCGCCCTCATCCTCGCCTTTCTGGTTGCCATCGTGCAGATGGTTGTCCCTATGATCGGCGCCCATAAACGCTGGCCCGGCTGGATGGCCGTCGCCGAACCTGCGGCACAGGCGCAGTTCTTCTTTACCGCTTTTGCCTTTGCGGCGCTGGTCTGGGCCTTCGTGACCTCGGATTTCTCGCTGCGGCTGGTGACTCTCAACAGCCATTCGGCCAAGCCGATGCTTTACAAAATCTCGGGCACCTGGGGGAACCACGAAGGCTCCATGCTGCTCTGGGTGCTGATTGTCAGCCTGTTCGGCGCAGTGGCCTCGGTCTTCGGCGGCGGCTTGCCGCAGACGCTGAAGGCGCGGGTTCTTTCGGTTCAGGCCGCCATTGGCGTTGCCTTCTTTGCCTTCATTCTGTTCACATCGAACCCGTTCCTGCGGCTGGTGTCGCCGCCGTTTGACGGGCAGGATCTGAACCCGCTGCTGCAGGACCCGGGCCTCGCCTTTCACCCGCCATTCCTGTACCTCGGCTATGTTGGGCTTTCGATGGCGTTTTCCTTTGCCGTGGCAGCCCTGATCGAGGGGCGCATTGATGCCGCTTGGGGACGCTGGGTGCGGCCCTGGACGCTTGCCGCCTGGATTTTCCTGACCATCGGCATCGCGCTGGGATCCTGGTGGGCCTATTACGAGCTGGGTTGGGGTGGCTTCTGGTTCTGGGACCCGGTGGAAAACGCCAGCTTCATGCCCTGGCTGCTGGCGGCAGCGCTGCTGCATTCCGCCATCGTGGTGGAAAAACGTGAGTCACTCAAAAGCTGGACCATCCTGCTGGCCATCCTCGCCTTTGGCTTCTCGCTGATCGGGACCTTTATCGTACGCTCGGGGCTGCTGACCTCGGTGCATGCCTTTGCCAACGATCCGGAACGCGGCGTGTTCATCCTCTTTATCCTGGCCTTCTTTACCGGCGGGGCGCTGACGCTGTTCGCGGCGCGGGCCCAGCAGATGCAGGCCAAGGGCGTCTTTGGCATCGTCAGTCGCGAAGGCGCGCTGGTGGCCAACAACATCCTGCTGGCCGTGAGCTGCTTTGTGGTGTTCTTTGGCACGCTCTGGCCGATCGTGGCCGAAATGGCCTTTGCCCGCAAACTGAGCGTCGGGCCGCCCTTCTTC
This genomic stretch from Phaeobacter gallaeciensis harbors:
- a CDS encoding holin-associated N-acetylmuramidase, which codes for MQVRQIAEEIVEREGGYVNDPGDPGGATKHGITIGTLKRLGIDVTGDGQVDTGDVKALSREEAVDIFIRWYFERPGIARLPEALQASVFDMYVNSGANAVRILQGLLREMGFDIVVDGVIGTQTAAAALRAAQVDAKSLHDAYGIARRSYYFDLADRRPASRKYARTRAGGKGGWIRRAETFISKKYHMDRQAFARRVASWQG
- a CDS encoding holin family protein, which produces MIAGLVRLLFGRNRNVLRETVEVFRENAEAGAERASRAQGAALQQFAAEFRAERRSGFDRVMDGINRLPRPLLALGTVGLMVSAMANPSWFAARMQGLAAVPEPLWWLLGVIVSFYFGARHQIKSQEFQRSLAEVAARIPQALEGPAPVQNDKPPSQIEVENPALQAWKESQFRLSQADPAE
- a CDS encoding heme lyase CcmF/NrfE family subunit, giving the protein MITELGHFALILAFLVAIVQMVVPMIGAHKRWPGWMAVAEPAAQAQFFFTAFAFAALVWAFVTSDFSLRLVTLNSHSAKPMLYKISGTWGNHEGSMLLWVLIVSLFGAVASVFGGGLPQTLKARVLSVQAAIGVAFFAFILFTSNPFLRLVSPPFDGQDLNPLLQDPGLAFHPPFLYLGYVGLSMAFSFAVAALIEGRIDAAWGRWVRPWTLAAWIFLTIGIALGSWWAYYELGWGGFWFWDPVENASFMPWLLAAALLHSAIVVEKRESLKSWTILLAILAFGFSLIGTFIVRSGLLTSVHAFANDPERGVFILFILAFFTGGALTLFAARAQQMQAKGVFGIVSREGALVANNILLAVSCFVVFFGTLWPIVAEMAFARKLSVGPPFFNAAFTPFMVLLGMILPVGAMLPWKRGKLGQTIWYLRYVLVLSVALGVLAWAMQTSRSGLGPIGLFIGSWVVFGAAADLWSRTGKVGQIGRLLRLPRADWGKAVAHAGLGITIFAIAGLTAWEEEDIRVAKIGEPFTVGGYELVLDAVDRARGPNYFTTMATVSIFKDGADVAVLHPEKRTYPVAKMPTTEAAIDYRLLRDLYVVIGDQQADGGWTVRTYIKPLANWIWGGCLLMALGGLLSLSDRRFRVAAGARKGAGAAKVPAE